A stretch of Corynebacterium timonense DNA encodes these proteins:
- a CDS encoding SOS response-associated peptidase: MCGRFVLFTSGQDLIDAIGEVPGAGPVHAPDGTPPARYNIAPTQQVPLVRFAEEGSRLDAARWGLLPGWKKDDSGPPLFNARGETVAEKPSFRAAFRRQRGLMVLDGYYEWKHEGGAKQPYYVAPEDGLLFAAALWDTGGERLSTTMVTTDAPEETAWLHHRLPLFLEPAEVQQWVSGTPEEALELVHPSRAAGRLRAQEAAPEVGNVRNDYPELMSAN, encoded by the coding sequence ATGTGCGGTCGCTTTGTCCTCTTTACCTCGGGCCAAGACCTCATCGATGCCATCGGTGAGGTGCCCGGCGCAGGCCCCGTGCACGCCCCCGACGGGACGCCGCCCGCGCGCTACAACATCGCCCCTACCCAGCAGGTGCCGCTCGTCCGCTTCGCGGAGGAGGGCAGCCGACTCGACGCCGCCCGGTGGGGGCTCCTGCCCGGCTGGAAGAAGGACGATTCGGGCCCGCCGCTGTTCAACGCGCGCGGAGAGACAGTCGCGGAGAAGCCCTCCTTCCGCGCGGCTTTTCGACGCCAGAGGGGCCTGATGGTCCTCGACGGCTACTACGAGTGGAAACACGAGGGCGGAGCGAAGCAGCCCTACTACGTAGCCCCGGAGGATGGCCTCCTGTTCGCGGCGGCGCTGTGGGACACGGGCGGCGAGCGGCTCTCCACCACGATGGTCACCACGGACGCGCCCGAAGAGACGGCGTGGCTGCACCATCGCCTGCCGCTGTTCCTCGAGCCCGCGGAGGTGCAGCAGTGGGTAAGCGGCACCCCGGAGGAGGCGCTCGAGCTCGTGCACCCCTCGCGGGCGGCAGGTCGGCTGCGGGCGCAGGAGGCCGCGCCCGAGGTGGGCAACGTGCGCAACGACTACCCGGAGCTGATGTCGGCGAACTGA
- the aroA gene encoding 3-phosphoshikimate 1-carboxyvinyltransferase — MTDLWPAPFAPAPVTHTQPVPGSKSMTNRAFVLAALADGPSRVVGALRSRDTDLMRAALEALGAGFSDEADGAIRVTPAPLHGAEVDCGLAGTVMRFVPPVAALAEGTVLFDGDEQARARPMNTILDALRDLGVEVTGDTLPFRVSGRGRVPGGAVSIDASGSSQFVSGLLLAGPRFDSGLTVRHTGATLPSAPHIEMTVAMLEHAGVTVRAAENSWSVDSQPIGGRTWIIEPDLSNAAAFLAAAAVTGGVVRVPNWPAATTQPGDAVRRILERMGCEVELHAAGATHVLEVRGPQRGTLRGIRVDMGDIGELTPTIAAVATQASSPSELTGIAHLRGHETDRLKALTDEINKLGGRCEERADGLRIHPTPLRGGTWLSYADHRMATAGAIIGLTTHGVRVDNVATTAKTLPGFADMWTDMVGV; from the coding sequence ATGACTGATTTGTGGCCCGCGCCGTTCGCCCCCGCGCCCGTGACGCACACCCAGCCCGTGCCGGGGTCGAAATCCATGACCAACCGCGCCTTCGTCCTCGCCGCGCTCGCGGACGGCCCGTCGCGCGTCGTTGGCGCCCTGCGCTCGCGGGACACAGATCTCATGCGCGCAGCCCTCGAGGCACTCGGCGCGGGCTTTTCCGACGAGGCCGACGGCGCGATCCGCGTCACCCCCGCCCCGCTGCACGGCGCGGAGGTCGACTGCGGCCTCGCCGGCACCGTCATGCGGTTTGTCCCCCCGGTCGCCGCGCTCGCCGAGGGCACGGTGCTTTTCGACGGCGACGAGCAGGCGCGCGCCCGGCCCATGAACACCATCCTCGACGCCCTGCGCGACCTCGGCGTCGAGGTCACCGGCGACACGCTGCCGTTTCGCGTCTCGGGCCGCGGCCGCGTGCCGGGCGGCGCCGTCAGCATCGACGCGTCCGGCTCCTCCCAGTTCGTCTCCGGCCTCCTGCTCGCCGGCCCCCGCTTCGATAGCGGGCTGACCGTGCGCCACACCGGCGCCACCTTGCCCTCGGCGCCCCACATCGAGATGACCGTGGCGATGCTCGAGCACGCGGGCGTCACGGTCCGCGCCGCGGAGAACTCCTGGTCCGTCGACTCGCAGCCGATTGGCGGGCGCACCTGGATCATCGAGCCCGACCTCTCCAACGCTGCCGCCTTCCTCGCCGCCGCGGCCGTCACCGGCGGAGTGGTGCGCGTGCCCAACTGGCCGGCCGCGACCACCCAGCCCGGTGACGCCGTGCGCCGCATCCTCGAGCGGATGGGCTGCGAGGTGGAGCTTCACGCCGCGGGCGCCACGCACGTCCTCGAGGTGCGCGGCCCCCAGCGCGGCACGTTGCGCGGCATCCGCGTCGACATGGGTGACATCGGTGAGCTCACCCCCACGATCGCCGCCGTGGCCACCCAGGCCTCCAGCCCCTCCGAGCTGACCGGCATCGCCCACCTGCGCGGGCACGAGACCGACCGCCTCAAGGCGCTGACCGACGAGATCAACAAGCTCGGCGGGCGCTGCGAGGAGCGCGCCGACGGCCTGCGGATCCACCCCACCCCCCTGCGCGGCGGCACGTGGCTGTCCTACGCCGACCACCGCATGGCCACCGCCGGCGCGATCATCGGCCTGACCACCCACGGCGTGCGCGTGGACAACGTGGCCACCACGGCGAAGACGCTGCCCGGCTTCGCGGACATGTGGACCGACATGGTGGGGGTGTAG
- the rsgA gene encoding ribosome small subunit-dependent GTPase A codes for MARRLADYDESDVRVRPGKGSRPRTKDRPRHADAVSGMVITKDRGRWGVVLTDTGTVVQCMRARELKRVSVEVGDRVGVVGDTSGAEGSLARIVKREERSSVLRRTADDTDPYERIIVANAELLLIVVAVADPPPRTGFVERALIAAFVGGVTPVVCLTKSDLADPAVFRAELEDLDVEVFEVGIDDPIDDLHELIRGRLSALIGHSGVGKSTLVNRVVPDADRETGEVSGVGKGRHTSTQSVALEVPGGGWIIDTPGIRSFGLAHVSPEEVVRVFPDLDAAAENCPRGCTHLGPPADPECAWDALDPDSVTRRRALAVRRMLEALRSNNEWDLKQLDEER; via the coding sequence GTGGCACGGCGGCTGGCCGACTACGACGAGTCCGACGTCCGGGTCCGGCCCGGGAAAGGATCGCGCCCGCGCACCAAGGACAGGCCCCGCCACGCGGACGCCGTCTCAGGGATGGTCATTACCAAGGACCGCGGCCGCTGGGGCGTCGTCCTCACCGACACGGGCACCGTGGTGCAGTGCATGCGCGCCCGCGAACTCAAGCGCGTCTCCGTGGAGGTCGGCGACCGCGTCGGCGTCGTGGGCGACACCTCCGGCGCGGAGGGCAGCCTCGCGCGCATCGTCAAACGCGAGGAGCGCTCCTCCGTGCTGCGCCGCACGGCCGACGACACGGACCCCTACGAGCGCATCATCGTCGCCAACGCCGAGCTCCTGCTCATCGTCGTCGCGGTCGCCGACCCGCCGCCGCGCACCGGATTCGTCGAGCGCGCCCTCATCGCCGCCTTCGTCGGCGGCGTGACCCCGGTGGTATGCCTGACCAAGTCCGACCTCGCCGACCCGGCCGTCTTCCGCGCCGAGCTCGAAGACCTCGACGTCGAGGTCTTCGAGGTGGGCATCGACGACCCCATCGACGACCTTCACGAGCTCATCCGGGGCAGGCTCTCGGCGCTCATCGGACATTCGGGAGTGGGCAAGTCCACCCTGGTCAACCGAGTCGTCCCCGACGCCGACAGGGAGACCGGGGAGGTGTCCGGGGTGGGTAAGGGCCGGCATACCTCCACCCAGTCGGTCGCCCTCGAGGTGCCCGGCGGCGGCTGGATCATCGACACCCCCGGCATCCGCTCCTTCGGCCTCGCCCACGTCTCGCCCGAGGAGGTCGTCCGCGTCTTCCCCGACCTCGACGCCGCCGCCGAGAACTGCCCGCGGGGGTGCACGCACCTCGGCCCGCCGGCCGACCCGGAGTGCGCCTGGGACGCGCTCGACCCCGATAGCGTGACCCGGCGTCGAGCGCTCGCCGTGCGCCGGATGCTCGAGGCGCTGCGCTCGAACAACGAGTGGGACTTAAAGCAACTCGACGAGGAACGCTAG
- a CDS encoding DUF6912 family protein, with amino-acid sequence MRVYVPATFGMLKTLSEEGVLHARNGWAFAVTPQLVEFYASGSQEELEEVAFDEAARTSIRLLTVGDEEEFPHRRVVVSADVDAVTGAPDMGESVVKLGGPVEFEQVAAIHVDIKESEAATRTAIENIDAAELGDEDAELAVGDALDNYMAFYDPSELAFLVELL; translated from the coding sequence GTGCGCGTATATGTGCCGGCGACCTTCGGGATGCTGAAGACGCTGTCGGAAGAGGGCGTCCTGCACGCCCGCAACGGCTGGGCTTTCGCGGTGACCCCGCAGCTGGTGGAGTTCTACGCCTCTGGGTCGCAGGAGGAGCTCGAGGAGGTCGCCTTCGACGAGGCCGCCCGCACCTCGATTCGCCTGCTCACCGTTGGGGACGAGGAGGAGTTCCCGCACCGCCGCGTCGTGGTGTCCGCGGACGTCGATGCGGTGACGGGGGCGCCGGACATGGGTGAATCCGTGGTGAAACTGGGCGGCCCCGTGGAGTTTGAGCAAGTCGCGGCGATTCACGTTGACATCAAGGAGTCGGAAGCGGCGACGCGCACGGCCATCGAGAATATCGACGCCGCGGAGCTCGGCGACGAAGACGCGGAGCTCGCCGTCGGCGACGCTCTGGACAACTACATGGCCTTCTACGACCCGAGCGAGCTAGCGTTCCTCGTCGAGTTGCTTTAA
- a CDS encoding HAD-IA family hydrolase — protein MQGLIIDYAGVLDLDAEEQNRWTSLIAAVKGKGVATAILSNEGAEGPTADAIREWEFRGVVDAVVLSGEIGFEKPDRAAFQAAANAIDIPLVDCVLIDDDIMNVRAAVEHGMIGILHTAFERTAVEIQSLFEIPGEF, from the coding sequence ATGCAGGGACTCATCATTGACTACGCCGGGGTGCTTGACCTCGACGCGGAGGAGCAGAATCGCTGGACCTCGCTGATTGCGGCGGTCAAGGGCAAGGGCGTCGCCACTGCCATCCTCTCCAACGAGGGCGCCGAAGGCCCGACAGCGGACGCGATCCGCGAGTGGGAGTTCCGCGGCGTCGTCGACGCCGTTGTGTTGTCCGGCGAGATCGGGTTCGAAAAACCCGATCGCGCAGCCTTCCAGGCGGCCGCCAACGCCATCGACATCCCACTCGTTGACTGCGTGCTTATCGACGACGACATCATGAACGTCCGAGCCGCCGTCGAGCACGGGATGATTGGCATCCTCCACACCGCCTTCGAGCGCACCGCGGTCGAGATCCAGTCCCTGTTCGAGATCCCGGGGGAGTTCTAG
- the secA gene encoding preprotein translocase subunit SecA yields MFGLSTLLRAGEGRTVKRLSKIADQVMDLEEEYAALTDAELKAKTVEFRDKLAGGASLDDILLDAFATAREASWRVLGQKHYKVQVMGGAALHFGSVAEMKTGEGKTLTSVLPAYLNGLEGKGVHIVTVNDYLAKRDSEMMGRVHHFLGLEVGVILSEMRPQERREAYAADITYGTNNELGFDYLRDNMTRSTADMVQRGHNFAIVDEVDSILIDEARTPLIISGPVDGSSQFYTVFAQLAPRMREGIHYEVDRRKRTIGVSEEGVEFVEDQLGIDNLYAPEHSQLVSYLNNALKAKELFERDKDYIIRQGEVLIVDGFTGRVLAGRRYNEGMHQAIEAKENVEIKNENQTLATVTLQNYFRLYDKLAGMTGTAETEAAELHQIYGLDVVAIPPNKTNQRVDRDDLVYKTQEAKFAAVAEDIAEHVAKGQPVLVGTTSVERSEYLSQLLTRKGVKHNVLNAKHHEEEGRIIAEAGLPGKVTVSTNMAGRGTDIVLGGNPEVLLDAQLQEQGLDPFEDEERYQEAWNEKLPQAKERSKQLGDQVRASGGLYVIGTERHESRRIDNQLRGRSGRQGDPGETRFYLSIRDELMVRFVGQSLENMMNRLNVPDDVPIEAKMVSNAIKGAQARVENQNFEMRKNVLKYDEVLNEQRKVVYRERREILDSKDIKDQVRRMIGDTVGAYVDGATREGYVEDWDLGELWSALDSLYGPSITAEELVEGSEYGRPGEISASQLRSALVADAQKQYDALEANVAEIGGEAQMRNLERMVILPIIDTKWREHLYEMDYLKEGIGLRAMAQRDPLVEYQKEGGDMFNAMNEAIQEETVRQLFLMRRQFEAQPAEQGGTTSA; encoded by the coding sequence GTGTTTGGACTGTCAACGCTGCTGCGTGCCGGCGAAGGCCGCACCGTCAAGCGCCTGAGCAAGATCGCCGACCAGGTCATGGACCTCGAGGAGGAGTACGCCGCGCTCACCGACGCGGAGCTTAAGGCCAAGACCGTGGAGTTCCGGGACAAGCTTGCCGGTGGCGCGTCGCTCGACGACATCCTCCTCGACGCGTTCGCTACCGCCCGGGAGGCGTCGTGGCGCGTTCTCGGGCAGAAGCACTACAAGGTGCAGGTTATGGGTGGCGCCGCCCTGCACTTCGGGTCCGTCGCCGAGATGAAGACCGGTGAGGGCAAGACCCTGACCTCCGTCCTGCCCGCCTACCTCAACGGCCTTGAAGGCAAGGGCGTGCACATCGTGACGGTCAACGACTACCTGGCCAAGCGCGACTCGGAAATGATGGGCCGCGTCCACCATTTCTTGGGGCTCGAGGTCGGCGTCATTCTTTCCGAGATGCGCCCGCAGGAGCGCAGGGAGGCCTACGCCGCTGACATTACCTACGGCACCAACAACGAGCTGGGCTTCGACTACCTGCGCGACAACATGACGCGTTCGACGGCGGACATGGTGCAGCGTGGCCACAACTTCGCCATCGTCGACGAGGTGGACTCGATTCTTATCGACGAAGCCCGCACCCCCCTGATCATCTCGGGCCCGGTGGACGGATCGAGCCAGTTTTACACCGTGTTCGCGCAGCTTGCACCTCGGATGCGCGAGGGCATCCACTACGAGGTGGACCGCCGCAAGCGCACCATCGGCGTGAGCGAGGAAGGCGTCGAGTTCGTCGAGGACCAGCTCGGCATCGATAACCTCTACGCCCCGGAGCACTCCCAGCTGGTCAGCTACCTGAACAACGCACTCAAGGCGAAGGAGCTGTTCGAGCGCGACAAGGATTACATCATCCGGCAGGGCGAGGTGCTCATTGTCGACGGCTTCACGGGGCGTGTCCTCGCGGGACGCCGCTACAACGAGGGTATGCACCAGGCGATCGAGGCGAAGGAAAACGTCGAGATCAAAAACGAAAACCAGACGCTGGCGACGGTCACCCTGCAAAACTACTTCCGTCTCTACGACAAGCTCGCCGGCATGACCGGTACGGCCGAGACCGAGGCGGCGGAGCTGCACCAGATCTACGGGCTCGACGTGGTGGCCATCCCGCCGAACAAGACCAACCAGCGCGTCGACCGCGACGACTTGGTGTACAAGACCCAGGAGGCGAAGTTCGCGGCGGTCGCCGAGGATATCGCGGAGCACGTGGCCAAGGGCCAGCCGGTGCTGGTGGGCACGACCTCGGTCGAGCGTTCCGAGTACCTGTCGCAGCTTCTCACCCGCAAGGGTGTCAAGCACAACGTGCTCAACGCGAAGCACCACGAGGAGGAGGGCCGTATCATCGCCGAGGCGGGCCTGCCCGGCAAGGTCACGGTGTCGACGAACATGGCGGGCCGAGGCACCGACATCGTGCTCGGTGGGAACCCCGAGGTGCTTCTCGACGCCCAGCTTCAAGAGCAGGGCCTCGACCCCTTCGAGGATGAGGAGCGCTACCAGGAGGCGTGGAACGAGAAGCTCCCGCAGGCGAAGGAGCGCTCGAAGCAGCTCGGCGACCAGGTCCGGGCGAGTGGGGGCCTGTATGTCATCGGCACCGAGCGCCACGAGTCCCGCCGCATCGACAACCAGCTGCGCGGCCGCTCCGGCCGCCAGGGAGACCCGGGCGAGACCCGCTTCTACCTCTCCATCCGCGACGAGCTCATGGTGCGCTTCGTGGGTCAGTCTCTCGAGAACATGATGAATCGCCTCAACGTGCCTGACGACGTCCCGATCGAGGCGAAGATGGTTTCCAACGCCATCAAGGGCGCCCAGGCGCGCGTGGAGAACCAGAACTTTGAGATGCGCAAGAACGTGCTCAAGTATGACGAGGTGCTCAACGAGCAGCGCAAGGTGGTCTACCGCGAGCGCCGCGAGATCCTCGACTCCAAGGACATCAAGGACCAGGTCCGCCGCATGATTGGCGACACCGTTGGCGCCTACGTCGACGGGGCGACCCGCGAAGGCTACGTGGAGGACTGGGACCTCGGCGAGCTGTGGTCCGCGCTCGACTCGCTTTACGGCCCCTCCATCACCGCCGAGGAGCTTGTTGAGGGCAGCGAGTACGGCCGCCCCGGTGAAATCTCCGCCTCCCAGCTGCGCAGCGCGCTCGTCGCCGACGCCCAGAAGCAGTACGACGCGCTCGAGGCCAACGTCGCTGAGATCGGCGGAGAGGCGCAGATGCGCAACCTGGAACGGATGGTCATCCTTCCGATCATTGACACGAAGTGGCGCGAGCACCTCTACGAGATGGACTACCTGAAGGAGGGCATCGGCCTGCGCGCGATGGCGCAGCGCGACCCGTTGGTCGAGTACCAGAAGGAGGGCGGCGACATGTTTAACGCGATGAACGAGGCGATCCAGGAGGAGACGGTGCGCCAGCTCTTCCTCATGCGTCGCCAGTTCGAGGCACAGCCCGCCGAGCAGGGGGGTACGACGTCGGCGTAG
- the hpf gene encoding ribosome hibernation-promoting factor, HPF/YfiA family, with translation MTSAGSNEVLSPEAQVTITGRNVEVPEHFQDRVNAKLAKIEKLDPTLTFFHVELQHEPNPRREAHAQRIQITATGKGHLARAEAKEDSFYAALESAVGKLERSLRKVKVRREISRSGHRAPKSTGEIAAQLEAEAREARAAAEDASADPYDHLVDDFQPGQIVRRKEHPATPMSVDDALSEMELVGHDFFLFIDKETSRPSVVYRRHAYDYGLIALAHE, from the coding sequence ATGACATCTGCAGGCAGCAACGAAGTCCTGAGCCCCGAGGCCCAGGTGACCATCACTGGCCGCAACGTTGAGGTCCCTGAGCACTTCCAGGATCGCGTCAACGCGAAGCTGGCCAAAATTGAAAAGCTCGATCCGACCCTGACCTTCTTCCACGTCGAACTGCAGCACGAGCCGAACCCCCGCCGCGAAGCACACGCGCAGCGCATCCAGATCACTGCGACGGGCAAAGGTCACCTCGCCCGCGCGGAGGCGAAGGAGGATAGCTTCTACGCTGCGCTGGAGTCGGCCGTCGGCAAGCTGGAGCGCTCCCTGCGCAAGGTGAAGGTGCGCCGCGAGATCTCCCGCTCGGGGCACCGCGCGCCGAAGTCCACCGGGGAGATCGCGGCGCAGCTCGAGGCCGAGGCCCGCGAGGCGCGCGCGGCGGCGGAGGACGCGAGCGCGGACCCGTACGACCACCTCGTCGATGACTTCCAGCCCGGCCAGATCGTGCGCCGCAAGGAACACCCCGCCACGCCGATGAGCGTCGATGACGCCCTGTCGGAGATGGAGCTTGTGGGCCACGACTTCTTCCTGTTCATCGACAAGGAGACCTCCCGCCCCTCCGTGGTCTACCGGCGCCACGCGTACGACTACGGCTTGATCGCGCTCGCTCACGAGTAG
- a CDS encoding ComF family protein: MLELLLPRRCAGCGAAGEHVCARCRAALSAAPQRVSPPTFPHVPVFAFGTYAGAHRGIVLAMKERANLAVRRHAGAVLAAGLDTLAARGEIPQRVGLVPAPTRARSARARGGDPVEALCRASGRDTWPVLSLGEGVADQAGLGAQQRRANLSGRVRAVAAPAGALVLVDDVVTTGATLQASVEKLCALGGDVVACLVFCAA, translated from the coding sequence ATGCTGGAGCTTCTGTTGCCCCGGCGTTGCGCCGGGTGCGGCGCGGCGGGCGAGCACGTATGCGCCCGCTGTCGCGCGGCGTTGAGCGCCGCGCCGCAGAGGGTCAGCCCGCCGACGTTTCCGCACGTGCCCGTGTTCGCCTTTGGCACCTACGCGGGGGCGCACCGCGGGATCGTCTTGGCAATGAAGGAGCGCGCCAACCTCGCGGTTCGCCGCCACGCCGGGGCGGTGCTGGCGGCGGGGCTTGACACCCTCGCCGCCCGCGGGGAGATCCCGCAGCGCGTGGGGCTCGTGCCGGCCCCCACCCGGGCGCGATCGGCGCGGGCGCGCGGGGGAGACCCGGTGGAGGCGCTGTGCCGGGCCTCCGGGCGAGACACGTGGCCCGTGCTCTCACTCGGGGAAGGGGTCGCGGACCAGGCGGGGTTGGGGGCGCAGCAGCGGCGCGCCAACCTGTCCGGGCGGGTGCGCGCCGTCGCGGCTCCCGCCGGGGCGCTCGTGCTGGTCGACGACGTGGTGACGACGGGGGCGACGCTGCAGGCGAGCGTCGAGAAGCTGTGTGCGCTGGGCGGGGATGTCGTGGCGTGCCTTGTGTTCTGCGCAGCGTGA
- a CDS encoding LpqB family beta-propeller domain-containing protein yields the protein MSTQRLAAVAAVATVATCLGSCATLPSNTEPHVLRAYQPEMEQAPAIAPQPGSDPDLLLRDFFAALAVPTANYEAARSFLRQGTREAWQPTGDILVVDRLNITTVAGSAPGTRSFSVQGNVIGEVTAGGVFTPARALYDATIELEQVDGEWRISSLPSGVVIERTELRNKYQPHNLYFYDPDAAVLVPDRRWIFAEWDSLSSVLLNLLIDGPAERLQPAVRFTLPAEAGYAGFENGAYNFTGFGAVSEVDRLRFAAQVVWVLAQAGTTGTIKIMADGDPLIPGIDSFTTDDFADVHPARDAAGEQSVFALFNGSLFSLSGGQAESVEGPLGHSGEIVSADVERDGDVAVVSGPEGNQRLGLGKLPEAPAEVERAGNFTRPTFEMGSEAIWVVADGRRVLRVVRSAATGEISTSEVQVEMPDGVEGNISVLRLSQTGARAVLVIDGHLYTGVIASDGSGVRRLVNLLEYAPDLGGSVIAADWNVDGSLLVGTSSSSAPVVRVEQDGSSTTVLSSGNLTAPVVAVASSGAMYYATDANGTLQLPATGTPDSPNWREVPGLQGVRSLAIVAR from the coding sequence ATGAGCACCCAGAGGCTGGCGGCTGTCGCGGCAGTGGCGACGGTGGCAACCTGCCTTGGCTCGTGCGCCACGTTGCCGTCGAACACGGAGCCACACGTGCTGCGCGCGTATCAACCCGAAATGGAGCAAGCGCCGGCGATCGCGCCGCAGCCCGGCAGCGACCCCGACCTGCTCCTGCGCGATTTTTTCGCGGCGCTGGCCGTGCCCACCGCGAACTACGAGGCGGCCCGCAGCTTCCTCCGGCAGGGCACGCGCGAGGCGTGGCAGCCGACGGGGGACATCCTCGTCGTCGACCGCCTCAACATCACCACCGTGGCGGGCAGCGCCCCCGGCACGCGCAGTTTCAGCGTCCAAGGCAACGTCATTGGCGAGGTCACGGCCGGCGGGGTGTTCACCCCCGCCCGCGCGCTCTACGACGCGACGATCGAGCTGGAGCAGGTCGATGGCGAGTGGCGCATCTCCTCCCTGCCCAGCGGCGTCGTCATCGAGCGCACGGAGCTGCGCAACAAGTACCAGCCCCACAACCTCTACTTTTACGACCCCGACGCCGCCGTGCTCGTCCCGGACCGGAGGTGGATCTTCGCCGAGTGGGACTCGCTCAGCTCGGTGTTGCTCAACTTGCTTATCGACGGCCCCGCTGAGCGCCTCCAACCGGCAGTGCGCTTCACACTTCCCGCGGAGGCGGGCTACGCCGGCTTTGAAAACGGTGCGTACAACTTCACCGGCTTCGGCGCCGTCAGCGAGGTCGACCGGCTGCGCTTTGCCGCGCAGGTCGTGTGGGTCCTCGCGCAGGCTGGCACAACGGGAACGATCAAGATCATGGCGGACGGCGATCCGCTCATCCCGGGCATCGACAGCTTTACAACCGACGATTTCGCCGACGTCCACCCCGCGCGCGACGCGGCCGGGGAGCAAAGCGTTTTCGCCCTGTTCAACGGCAGCCTCTTCTCGCTCAGCGGCGGCCAGGCGGAGTCCGTGGAGGGCCCGCTCGGACACAGCGGGGAGATCGTCTCTGCGGACGTCGAGCGCGACGGCGATGTCGCGGTCGTCTCCGGCCCGGAGGGAAACCAGCGCCTCGGGTTGGGGAAGCTGCCGGAGGCGCCCGCCGAGGTAGAGCGCGCCGGGAACTTCACACGCCCCACCTTCGAGATGGGCAGCGAGGCCATCTGGGTCGTCGCGGACGGGCGGCGCGTTCTGCGCGTGGTGCGCTCCGCGGCCACGGGCGAAATATCCACCAGCGAGGTCCAGGTGGAGATGCCGGACGGGGTAGAGGGAAACATCTCGGTGCTACGCCTGTCGCAGACGGGGGCCAGGGCGGTCCTCGTCATCGACGGCCACCTCTACACCGGTGTGATTGCCTCCGACGGCTCCGGAGTGCGGCGGTTGGTCAACCTCCTAGAGTACGCCCCCGACCTGGGTGGCAGCGTCATCGCCGCGGACTGGAACGTGGACGGCTCCCTGCTGGTGGGCACCAGTTCCTCCAGCGCCCCGGTCGTGCGGGTGGAGCAGGACGGCTCCTCGACGACGGTGCTCTCCAGCGGCAACCTCACCGCCCCGGTGGTCGCTGTCGCCTCCTCCGGCGCGATGTACTACGCCACGGACGCGAACGGCACGCTGCAGCTGCCGGCCACGGGTACACCGGATAGCCCGAACTGGCGCGAGGTGCCGGGCTTGCAGGGCGTGCGCTCCCTGGCCATCGTGGCTAGGTAA